One Dreissena polymorpha isolate Duluth1 chromosome 9, UMN_Dpol_1.0, whole genome shotgun sequence genomic window carries:
- the LOC127844883 gene encoding BTB/POZ domain-containing protein 6-like isoform X2, translating to MATHWQYAESFGETNLQMFENEDLCDITLAAGNEQKQIKCHRFILASRSPVFYAMFCGTLAESKNVICVPDIEPATLKNLLRYLYSGNIEIHAETVLCLLYAAKKYDMPKLESLCMSFLNEGIDTESVCTILDQAILFDDEGLKSKSLDLIMTKSESVLKSNAFVEMSKSGLQEILKLDAFSTSECELYVGCKRWAAQRCRDAGKQATGEQIRRELGDELISLIRFPTMTMDEFNDVVSTENVLNTEELLSVYRSITQNKCVSKCINNPRFGFTRCLFVRCVRVDSPRQRGYLTLWGGRPHVLYFTVSKDCYLTAVDMFLPDSEDSATGVLEVIEAPETRCLYHVTLSDMCGTIGCQQTIVSDLTRISRWICNALRREAVL from the exons ATGGCAACACACTGGCAATATGCGGAATCCTTCGGCGAAACGAACCTTCAGATGTTTGAAAATGAGGATCTATGTGACATCACATTAGCAGCCGGAAATGAGCAGAAACAGATCAAATGTCACAGATTCATTCTCGCCAGCCGTAGTCCAGTTTTCTATGCCATGTTCTGTGGTACATTGGCCGAATCCAAAAATGTTATTTGCGTTCCAGATATTGAGCCAGCGACACTGAAAAATTTATTACG GTATCTGTACAGCGGTAATATCGAAATACATGCTGAGACAGTTCTTTGTCTGTTGTACGCTGCTAAGAAATACGACATGCCTAAGCTGGAATCCCTTTGCATGTCATTCCTCAATGAAGGAATTGATACCGAAAGCGTTTGCACAATCCTCGACCAGGCCATATTGTTTGACGACGAAGGGCTGAAATCTAAAAGTTTGGACCTTATAATGACGAAGTCCGAGAGCGTTTTAAAATCAAATgcgtttgttgaaatgtcaaagtCTGGATTACAGGAGATACTTAAACTAGACGCATTCAGTACCAGTGAGTGTGAACTGTACGTTGGATGTAAACGCTGGGCTGCTCAGCGATGTAGAGACGCTGGGAAACAGGCAACAGGTGAACAAATAAGGCGGGAGCTTGGAGATGAGCTCATTAGCCTCATTAGGTTCCCGACCATGACAATGGACGAGTTCAACGATGTTGTATCAACTGAAAACGTATTAAACACAGAGGAATTACTCAGCGTGTATCGCAGTATTACACAAAACAAATGCGTCTCAAAATGTATAAACAATCCTCGATTTGGTTTTACAAGATGTTTGTTTGTAAGATGTGTACGCGTTGACAGCCCTAGGCAACGTGGGTATTTGACACTATGGGGGGGTAGGCCGCATGTCCTCTATTTTACAGTGTCTAAAGACTGTTACCTGACTGCAGTGGATATGTTTTTGCCGGATTCTGAAGATTCTGCGACTGGTGTGCTCGAAGTCATTGAAG CGCCGGagacaaggtgcctgtaccacgtgactttgtcggatatgtgtgggacaatcggatgtcaacaaaccatcgtatcag acttgacaaggattagtcgatggatttgtaacgctttaaggcGCGAAGCTGTGTTATAA
- the LOC127844883 gene encoding BTB/POZ domain-containing protein 6-like isoform X1 — MATHWQYAESFGETNLQMFENEDLCDITLAAGNEQKQIKCHRFILASRSPVFYAMFCGTLAESKNVICVPDIEPATLKNLLRYLYSGNIEIHAETVLCLLYAAKKYDMPKLESLCMSFLNEGIDTESVCTILDQAILFDDEGLKSKSLDLIMTKSESVLKSNAFVEMSKSGLQEILKLDAFSTSECELYVGCKRWAAQRCRDAGKQATGEQIRRELGDELISLIRFPTMTMDEFNDVVSTENVLNTEELLSVYRSITQNKCVSKCINNPRFGFTRCLFVRCVRVDSPRQRGYLTLWGGRPHVLYFTVSKDCYLTAVDMFLPDSEDSATGVLEVIEGTTVIHSQNIALHYHEGIEHLLVNLDTSIHLHESLKYSVRMQMKGSRGFCCASARNSITMDGLTMTFIDFMSLNDTNVSKGQFYGFELLIKTNEQNTAK; from the exons ATGGCAACACACTGGCAATATGCGGAATCCTTCGGCGAAACGAACCTTCAGATGTTTGAAAATGAGGATCTATGTGACATCACATTAGCAGCCGGAAATGAGCAGAAACAGATCAAATGTCACAGATTCATTCTCGCCAGCCGTAGTCCAGTTTTCTATGCCATGTTCTGTGGTACATTGGCCGAATCCAAAAATGTTATTTGCGTTCCAGATATTGAGCCAGCGACACTGAAAAATTTATTACG GTATCTGTACAGCGGTAATATCGAAATACATGCTGAGACAGTTCTTTGTCTGTTGTACGCTGCTAAGAAATACGACATGCCTAAGCTGGAATCCCTTTGCATGTCATTCCTCAATGAAGGAATTGATACCGAAAGCGTTTGCACAATCCTCGACCAGGCCATATTGTTTGACGACGAAGGGCTGAAATCTAAAAGTTTGGACCTTATAATGACGAAGTCCGAGAGCGTTTTAAAATCAAATgcgtttgttgaaatgtcaaagtCTGGATTACAGGAGATACTTAAACTAGACGCATTCAGTACCAGTGAGTGTGAACTGTACGTTGGATGTAAACGCTGGGCTGCTCAGCGATGTAGAGACGCTGGGAAACAGGCAACAGGTGAACAAATAAGGCGGGAGCTTGGAGATGAGCTCATTAGCCTCATTAGGTTCCCGACCATGACAATGGACGAGTTCAACGATGTTGTATCAACTGAAAACGTATTAAACACAGAGGAATTACTCAGCGTGTATCGCAGTATTACACAAAACAAATGCGTCTCAAAATGTATAAACAATCCTCGATTTGGTTTTACAAGATGTTTGTTTGTAAGATGTGTACGCGTTGACAGCCCTAGGCAACGTGGGTATTTGACACTATGGGGGGGTAGGCCGCATGTCCTCTATTTTACAGTGTCTAAAGACTGTTACCTGACTGCAGTGGATATGTTTTTGCCGGATTCTGAAGATTCTGCGACTGGTGTGCTCGAAGTCATTGAAGGTACTACAGTAATACATTCTCAGAATATTGCGTTGCATTACCACGAAGGCATTGAGCATTTGCTCGTTAATTTAGATACTAGTATTCATCTTCATGAGTCGCTTAAATATTCTGTAAGAATGCAAATGAAAGGTTCACGTGGGTTTTGTTGTGCTTCAGCTAGAAACAGTATAACGATGGATGGTTTGACTATGACGTTTATTGACTTTATGTCACTTAATGATACTAACGTTTCAAAAGGGCAGTTTTATGGGTTTGAACTTTTAATCAAAACAAACGAACAAAATACTGCAAAATGA